The following proteins are encoded in a genomic region of Phycisphaerales bacterium:
- a CDS encoding adenine phosphoribosyltransferase — protein MHDQLLRLIKDVPDFPKPGIVFKDFTPLLADPGALALAVELMVNPFRGKRVDLVLGAESRGFIFGTAIAQALSAGFVPIRKAGKLPRAVHHVEYQLEYGVDRLEIHADDINAGSRVLIVDDLLATGGTLDASAQLARMAGASIIGATVLIELESLRGREKLAGLEPLHCVLKF, from the coding sequence ATGCACGACCAACTCCTCCGCCTCATCAAGGACGTTCCAGATTTCCCAAAGCCCGGAATCGTCTTCAAGGACTTCACCCCGCTCCTGGCAGATCCCGGTGCGCTCGCTTTGGCCGTCGAACTCATGGTCAACCCCTTCCGAGGAAAGCGCGTCGACCTGGTGCTTGGGGCCGAATCCCGCGGCTTCATCTTCGGTACGGCCATCGCCCAGGCGCTCTCGGCGGGGTTCGTGCCGATCCGAAAGGCAGGCAAGCTGCCACGTGCCGTGCATCACGTCGAATACCAACTGGAATACGGGGTCGATCGACTCGAGATCCACGCAGACGACATCAACGCCGGCAGCCGGGTGCTCATCGTCGATGATCTGCTGGCCACCGGAGGCACGCTCGACGCCTCCGCTCAGCTTGCCCGAATGGCGGGCGCTTCGATTATCGGGGCCACCGTGCTCATCGAGTTAGAGTCGCTCCGCGGCCGCGAGAAACTGGCGGGTCTCGAGCCGCTGCATTGCGTGTTGAAGTTCTAG
- a CDS encoding PEP-CTERM sorting domain-containing protein: protein MKTAAILAVAGVAAAAAAQSITIDVANPTLNPGESTTVTLSAGYGGTDYAIAGVGTNFISSVGSDGWSDLALVAPMNGPGTTPGAASGTGVDGIIAGQLNFPLAGIYADDSNPIAFWTATYTAPAVVADAFTVDLSTRTSRFDVYVARDQALSESRLADLREGSGAINVVPAPASLALLGLGGLAAARRRR from the coding sequence ATGAAGACTGCTGCGATTCTTGCCGTTGCTGGTGTTGCCGCTGCCGCTGCTGCCCAGTCCATCACGATCGACGTTGCCAACCCCACCCTGAACCCGGGTGAGAGCACCACGGTCACCCTGTCCGCCGGCTACGGCGGCACCGACTACGCCATCGCTGGCGTTGGTACCAACTTCATCAGCTCGGTTGGCTCGGACGGCTGGAGCGACCTCGCTCTGGTCGCCCCCATGAACGGCCCCGGCACCACCCCCGGCGCTGCTTCGGGCACGGGCGTTGACGGCATCATTGCCGGCCAGCTGAACTTCCCGCTCGCCGGCATCTACGCCGACGACAGCAACCCCATCGCCTTCTGGACCGCCACCTACACCGCTCCGGCCGTGGTTGCCGACGCGTTCACCGTCGACCTGAGCACCCGCACCAGCCGCTTCGACGTGTACGTCGCCCGTGACCAGGCTCTCAGCGAGAGCCGTCTGGCCGACCTGCGCGAGGGTTCGGGCGCCATCAACGTGGTTCCCGCTCCCGCCAGCCTGGCCCTGCTGGGCCTCGGCGGCCTGGCCGCCGCCCGTCGTCGCCGCTAA
- a CDS encoding PEP-CTERM sorting domain-containing protein, whose protein sequence is MKKAFALVAVAGVAAAATAQSITIDVANPTLAPGESTMVTLSAGYGGTDYAVAGIATDFISSVGSDGWSDLALVAPMNGPGTSAGAASGTGVDGIIAGQLNFPLAGIYADDSNPIAFWSATYTAPAVVADAFTVDLSTDTSKFDVYIARDSATSQSRLADLTEGSGAINVVPAPASLALLGLGGLAAARRRR, encoded by the coding sequence ATGAAGAAGGCTTTCGCCCTCGTCGCCGTTGCCGGTGTTGCCGCTGCCGCCACCGCCCAGTCCATCACCATCGATGTCGCCAACCCGACCCTGGCTCCCGGTGAGAGCACCATGGTCACGCTGAGCGCTGGCTACGGCGGCACCGACTACGCCGTCGCCGGTATCGCCACCGACTTCATCAGCTCGGTTGGCTCGGACGGCTGGAGCGACCTGGCTCTGGTCGCCCCCATGAACGGCCCCGGCACCAGCGCCGGCGCCGCTTCGGGCACGGGTGTTGACGGCATCATCGCCGGTCAGCTGAACTTCCCGCTCGCCGGCATCTACGCCGACGACAGCAACCCCATCGCGTTCTGGAGCGCCACCTACACCGCTCCGGCCGTGGTTGCCGACGCGTTCACCGTCGACCTGAGCACCGACACGAGCAAGTTCGACGTGTACATCGCTCGTGACTCGGCCACCAGCCAGAGCCGTCTGGCCGACCTGACCGAGGGCTCGGGCGCCATCAACGTGGTCCCCGCCCCCGCCAGCCTCGCGCTGCTGGGCCTCGGCGGCCTGGCCGCTGCCCGCCGTCGCCGCTAA
- a CDS encoding UvrD-helicase domain-containing protein codes for MTAALNRTKSNHPFEVVMASAGTGKTFTLTNKLAGLLARGVAPERVLAATFTRQAAGEIRERLLTRIASAAEDEAAAADLSEHAGVSLDTSGWLNVLGRLGRSIHRVRMGTLDSTAQSLARSLAPQLGLIAPWRQAFEHAEEQLRSEVVERLLQERATAEERAAIRLLAGQEGSASGDERLAELLADSGAQLRRAAQDAWNCLADESSHGPTMDDVRASAARLRDIAGPTNKDGKTPNKQFVNARAAVLDALEAGDHAGLLKKTLVACCEQAAPTYHRIDVPPEWLAELRTILRGVVRAELGLLHERNLVAGELLRQAVQIEDVVRREHRAYSLGDLWRALAECDLDSQQVAYRMDAQFDHILLDEFQDTSIDQWRVLAPLIDEAVAGGDRDRSVFIVGDVKQSLYGWRNAQAALLPYVAHRWPQMHTRPLNETYRCRGTIVEAVNRVFGGLDSNPSLEGHDAARDRFADQFMPHVSAVPGEGQVRIVDLSATLDDPDDEDAAVAAVADAVAAVHQRRPGAEVAVLVRRQKLIGKIVAALAARDVPAVSSASASPCDHPVVEAVLSALHLAAHPGDGPSRFAIATGPLGAALGLERWEDRDDARRVSRDLAMRIFEHGLARTVEWLAGLAGRSANQRGRARLGDLVSLAEAYEKELSEASGIDDFIGYVRTSRVRPRSSGLVRVLTLHAAKGLQFDAVFLTDIDGQLATRGPAFLADAGGAEVDDPTAAPTRMSLSGTKELRAHCPRLHEMYERWRERAAYEELCLLYVGMTRAKAHLELFVRSSKKGLGTVAWHGLGATGAEHVEGSPGWADEPADAPAVHQPAPPSWARPEAMPKGWSGPDEPWRIAALRPSDLQPEHEVSRLLSIDARAADLGAEVHRLLEGVAWLEETLSDPADWVDESGPRTAEAADRIRRALAGDALPGVLSRTGVSRRMGEGLDLSVERERPISAIVEVRGRPTLVRGRIDRLILGRDRGRPVRCLIVDFKTGGATDEGRDQIELYRLALAEVLGVAVDEVDAELVEV; via the coding sequence ATGACCGCAGCCTTGAACAGGACCAAGTCCAACCACCCGTTCGAGGTCGTGATGGCTTCGGCGGGCACCGGCAAGACGTTTACCCTGACGAACAAGCTCGCCGGACTGCTGGCCCGTGGCGTCGCGCCCGAACGCGTCCTGGCGGCCACGTTTACCCGTCAGGCAGCCGGCGAGATCCGCGAACGGCTGCTCACGCGCATTGCCAGCGCCGCGGAGGATGAAGCGGCCGCGGCTGACCTTTCCGAGCATGCCGGGGTCTCGCTGGATACGAGCGGCTGGCTGAACGTTCTGGGCCGGCTCGGTCGCAGCATTCATCGCGTTCGTATGGGAACGCTGGACAGTACGGCCCAGTCCCTGGCCCGCTCGCTGGCGCCTCAGCTTGGCCTCATCGCGCCCTGGCGGCAGGCATTCGAACACGCGGAAGAGCAGTTGCGTTCGGAAGTGGTCGAGCGGCTCCTTCAAGAACGGGCAACGGCAGAAGAGCGAGCGGCAATCCGATTGCTTGCCGGGCAGGAGGGCAGCGCTTCGGGCGACGAGCGGTTGGCCGAGCTCCTGGCCGATTCTGGCGCCCAGCTTCGACGTGCGGCTCAGGACGCCTGGAATTGCCTGGCCGACGAGTCGTCGCACGGCCCCACCATGGACGACGTGCGAGCATCGGCGGCCCGCTTGCGCGACATCGCCGGGCCGACGAACAAGGATGGCAAGACGCCCAACAAGCAATTCGTCAATGCTCGTGCTGCGGTGCTGGACGCATTGGAAGCTGGAGATCACGCCGGCCTGCTCAAGAAAACCCTGGTGGCCTGCTGCGAGCAGGCGGCGCCGACATACCACCGCATCGACGTACCGCCGGAATGGCTCGCCGAACTGCGAACGATCCTGCGCGGTGTCGTCCGTGCGGAACTCGGCTTATTGCACGAGCGCAACCTTGTCGCCGGTGAGTTGCTTCGGCAAGCGGTGCAGATCGAGGACGTGGTGCGACGCGAGCACCGCGCCTATTCGCTGGGCGATTTATGGCGTGCGTTGGCCGAGTGCGACCTCGATAGCCAGCAGGTGGCCTATCGGATGGATGCGCAGTTCGATCACATCCTGCTCGATGAGTTTCAGGACACGTCGATCGATCAATGGCGCGTGCTTGCTCCGCTCATCGATGAGGCCGTTGCGGGCGGCGACCGCGATCGATCGGTGTTCATCGTCGGAGACGTGAAGCAGTCGCTGTATGGCTGGCGCAACGCGCAGGCGGCCTTGCTGCCCTACGTGGCGCATCGATGGCCTCAGATGCACACACGCCCGCTGAACGAGACGTATCGATGCCGGGGCACGATCGTGGAGGCGGTCAATCGAGTGTTCGGCGGTCTGGACTCGAATCCGAGCCTGGAGGGGCACGACGCTGCCCGGGATCGCTTTGCCGATCAATTCATGCCGCACGTCTCGGCCGTGCCGGGCGAGGGCCAGGTTCGCATCGTGGACCTCTCGGCGACGCTGGACGATCCCGACGATGAGGACGCAGCCGTGGCTGCGGTCGCCGACGCGGTGGCGGCCGTGCACCAGCGTCGGCCCGGCGCCGAAGTTGCGGTGCTCGTTCGTCGGCAGAAGCTGATCGGCAAGATCGTGGCTGCACTTGCCGCTCGCGACGTGCCGGCGGTGTCGAGCGCGTCGGCCAGCCCGTGCGACCATCCGGTTGTCGAAGCGGTGCTCTCGGCGCTGCATCTGGCGGCCCATCCGGGCGATGGGCCGAGCCGGTTCGCCATTGCAACGGGACCCTTGGGCGCTGCGCTCGGTCTCGAGCGGTGGGAAGACCGAGACGACGCACGCCGCGTGTCGCGAGATCTTGCCATGCGGATCTTCGAGCACGGGCTGGCACGCACGGTCGAGTGGCTGGCGGGCCTGGCCGGCCGGTCGGCCAACCAGCGCGGGCGGGCTCGACTTGGCGATTTGGTATCGCTCGCCGAGGCGTACGAGAAGGAGCTTTCCGAAGCCAGCGGCATCGACGACTTCATCGGCTACGTTCGCACGAGCCGCGTGCGACCGCGCAGCAGCGGACTTGTACGCGTGCTGACGCTGCATGCGGCCAAGGGACTGCAGTTTGACGCCGTCTTCCTGACCGATATCGACGGCCAGTTGGCAACGCGCGGGCCAGCCTTTCTGGCCGATGCGGGCGGGGCCGAGGTCGACGATCCGACGGCGGCGCCGACGCGGATGAGCCTCTCGGGTACGAAGGAGTTGCGTGCTCATTGCCCACGCCTCCACGAGATGTACGAGCGTTGGCGTGAGCGGGCGGCCTACGAAGAGTTGTGCCTGCTCTACGTGGGCATGACGCGGGCCAAGGCCCACCTCGAGCTCTTCGTGCGATCGAGCAAGAAGGGACTTGGCACGGTGGCGTGGCACGGTCTGGGCGCGACTGGCGCCGAGCACGTGGAAGGCAGCCCGGGCTGGGCCGATGAACCAGCCGACGCGCCGGCGGTTCACCAGCCCGCCCCCCCATCATGGGCCAGGCCTGAGGCGATGCCGAAGGGCTGGAGCGGTCCGGACGAGCCCTGGCGCATCGCGGCATTGCGCCCCTCCGATCTCCAGCCGGAGCACGAGGTGTCGCGGTTGCTTTCGATCGATGCTCGGGCGGCAGACCTGGGGGCGGAGGTACACCGGCTGCTGGAGGGCGTCGCCTGGTTGGAAGAAACTTTGAGCGACCCGGCCGACTGGGTGGACGAATCAGGACCGCGTACGGCCGAGGCGGCGGATCGCATCCGCCGAGCGCTTGCCGGGGATGCCCTGCCGGGTGTCCTCTCTCGAACTGGTGTTTCCCGTCGAATGGGCGAGGGGTTGGATCTGTCGGTCGAGCGAGAGCGACCGATCTCGGCAATCGTGGAGGTGCGGGGGCGGCCGACGTTGGTCCGGGGCCGGATTGATCGGTTGATCCTGGGCCGAGACCGGGGACGACCCGTGCGGTGCCTGATCGTGGACTTCAAGACGGGCGGTGCGACGGACGAGGGACGGGACCAGATCGAGCTCTACCGGCTGGCCCTGGCTGAGGTCTTGGGCGTGGCGGTCGATGAGGTGGACGCCGAGTTGGTAGAGGTCTGA
- a CDS encoding PD-(D/E)XK nuclease family protein, with protein MQTHRLNDSQPPMASAINWFLGRAADGVLDLSSTLVATPGARAGRVLGTLLARACQDRGLVLFPPQTTTAGRLAESLTPTARGAGPLHTRLAWQSVLRAAEADVLWRVLPDVVDPAAWAQEIGGTIDELARAGLRAADVARAELPPLEDPERWQALAKLQDGYEALLDRAGLVDSGLHAIDAGNDVAAGLDAIVLLGCMDLPGLARRMLRVAACPVHVLAMLNRGLHPDGVVDESYWRDASIDVDPDAVFVTGDAEAQGTLAIRAAVDLDTSAIGTADEGLAGPVRRAAATHGLSVHVAWGKPIGTSGPARLLGDIAVLLRERSFEALARVLRSPIVVTTLAAADLRFGQLPRAMDHYLQAALPTRAFATLPAGNDHAARPREIVERARRRLAAMLRPLREKPRPLHAWAEAIERTLVALLEPSQDHLGTTSLEAVGVIGEQLRTLSMLPDVLEPEPAPAHAAIDLVLAQLETSSSPAEPGGEDLDVLGWLELPLDPSPSMVVLGAHHSSLPVARAPGSLMTEGLRRALGLPGEHRTLARDAANMVSLLGGGRHVRFVLGSVDAAGESLLPSTLLLRGSGDGPARMLARVREGFATPPAEEAPPACGYRVGVMRETEPIASMSVTSFRTFLESPYQFYLRHVLGLREASAMPAVARLDASGFGTLLHEALRRFGADVGARDVSDEAEIRRLMHAGLWEAAEQLTGPVRSAMTLAQIDAAERRLEELARVEAQRRAAGWRTLEVEWSPESLPMLAQSGVVLRGTIDRIDHHAKSGAIALYDYKTSNTAHNPRSSHRKRDGGWRDLQLPLYEVLARPLAAAVDAEQIPVLGYISLAGSEVKVQETGWTEEDLAEAHACAVDIATRVRSGLEAMADIGSPRYDGPHARLAGIGMLLDEEHLDRIDGVRP; from the coding sequence ATGCAGACCCACCGGCTGAACGACTCGCAGCCCCCCATGGCTTCGGCGATCAACTGGTTCCTTGGCCGGGCCGCTGACGGGGTGCTGGACCTATCGAGCACGCTCGTTGCGACGCCGGGGGCCCGGGCGGGGCGCGTGCTGGGAACGCTGCTGGCACGCGCATGCCAGGATCGCGGGCTGGTCCTCTTTCCGCCTCAGACCACCACCGCCGGGCGATTGGCCGAATCTCTGACGCCCACGGCTCGGGGGGCCGGGCCACTGCACACGCGTCTGGCCTGGCAATCGGTCTTGCGGGCTGCGGAGGCCGACGTGCTCTGGCGTGTCTTGCCCGACGTGGTCGATCCGGCAGCATGGGCCCAGGAAATCGGCGGCACCATCGACGAACTTGCTCGCGCGGGCTTGCGGGCGGCGGACGTCGCGCGGGCCGAGTTACCCCCGCTTGAGGACCCCGAGCGCTGGCAGGCCCTTGCCAAATTGCAGGACGGTTACGAGGCATTGCTCGATCGCGCCGGGCTCGTCGACTCGGGGCTGCACGCGATCGACGCGGGCAACGACGTCGCTGCCGGCTTGGACGCGATCGTCCTGCTGGGCTGCATGGACCTACCCGGGCTGGCTCGGCGCATGCTGCGCGTCGCGGCATGTCCGGTGCACGTGCTGGCGATGCTGAATCGGGGACTGCACCCCGACGGCGTCGTGGACGAGTCGTACTGGCGCGATGCGAGCATTGATGTTGATCCCGATGCCGTGTTCGTAACCGGCGATGCCGAGGCACAGGGAACACTGGCCATCCGCGCCGCCGTCGATCTGGATACTTCCGCCATCGGGACGGCGGATGAGGGGCTGGCTGGCCCGGTGCGGCGGGCAGCAGCGACGCACGGGCTGAGCGTACACGTGGCCTGGGGTAAGCCGATCGGGACGTCGGGTCCGGCTCGCCTGCTCGGTGATATTGCCGTGCTGCTGCGCGAGCGCAGCTTCGAGGCGCTCGCACGCGTGCTGCGGTCGCCGATTGTCGTGACGACGCTTGCGGCGGCAGATCTGCGTTTTGGGCAACTGCCGCGGGCCATGGACCACTACCTGCAGGCGGCGTTACCCACGCGAGCGTTCGCAACGCTGCCGGCTGGCAACGATCACGCTGCCCGGCCGCGCGAGATCGTCGAACGAGCGCGGCGGAGGCTCGCTGCCATGTTGCGGCCGCTTCGCGAAAAGCCACGACCGCTGCACGCCTGGGCGGAAGCGATCGAGCGCACCCTCGTCGCGCTGCTTGAACCATCGCAAGACCATCTGGGCACAACGTCGCTCGAGGCCGTAGGCGTCATCGGTGAGCAGTTGCGGACGCTTTCCATGCTGCCCGACGTGCTCGAGCCCGAACCGGCGCCCGCGCATGCGGCGATCGATCTGGTGCTCGCCCAGCTCGAGACAAGCAGCAGCCCGGCCGAACCGGGAGGCGAAGACCTGGACGTGCTGGGGTGGCTCGAACTACCGCTGGATCCCTCGCCGTCGATGGTCGTTCTGGGTGCGCACCATTCGTCGCTGCCCGTCGCACGGGCTCCGGGCTCGCTCATGACCGAGGGTCTGCGACGGGCCCTGGGCCTGCCGGGCGAGCATCGGACACTGGCACGCGACGCCGCAAACATGGTCTCGTTGCTCGGTGGCGGCCGGCACGTTCGGTTCGTGCTGGGCTCAGTCGACGCCGCTGGTGAGTCGCTGCTGCCGAGCACGCTGCTCTTGCGTGGCTCGGGCGACGGCCCGGCCCGCATGCTGGCGCGGGTGCGCGAGGGTTTTGCGACGCCGCCGGCGGAAGAGGCTCCGCCCGCGTGCGGCTACCGCGTAGGGGTCATGCGCGAGACCGAGCCGATCGCGAGCATGTCGGTCACCAGTTTCCGTACGTTCCTCGAGAGCCCGTATCAGTTCTACCTGCGACACGTCCTGGGCCTTCGCGAGGCCTCGGCAATGCCGGCCGTGGCCCGGCTGGACGCCAGCGGGTTCGGCACGTTGCTGCACGAGGCGCTGCGTCGATTCGGTGCGGATGTTGGTGCACGGGACGTAAGCGACGAAGCAGAGATTCGCCGGCTAATGCACGCCGGGCTGTGGGAGGCCGCCGAGCAACTCACCGGGCCGGTTCGTTCGGCGATGACGCTGGCGCAGATCGATGCGGCCGAGCGACGACTGGAAGAGTTGGCGCGCGTGGAGGCCCAGAGACGGGCCGCCGGGTGGCGCACGCTTGAGGTCGAGTGGTCGCCCGAGTCTCTGCCCATGCTGGCCCAGTCCGGCGTCGTGCTTCGCGGCACGATCGATCGCATCGACCATCACGCAAAGAGCGGCGCCATCGCGCTGTATGACTACAAGACGTCGAACACCGCCCACAACCCTCGGTCATCGCACCGCAAACGCGATGGCGGTTGGCGAGACCTGCAGTTGCCCTTGTACGAAGTGCTTGCGCGACCGCTCGCCGCGGCAGTGGATGCCGAGCAGATCCCAGTGCTTGGGTATATCTCGCTGGCAGGGTCCGAAGTGAAGGTGCAGGAGACCGGCTGGACCGAGGAAGACCTGGCCGAGGCGCACGCGTGTGCGGTCGACATCGCAACACGCGTGCGCTCGGGGCTCGAGGCCATGGCGGACATTGGCAGCCCCAGATACGACGGGCCGCACGCGAGGCTGGCCGGCATCGGGATGCTGCTCGATGAAGAGCACCTGGATCGCATCGATGGGGTTCGGCCATGA
- a CDS encoding ligase-associated DNA damage response DEXH box helicase → MSKTQTKQGPTLDRLRGWFADRGWRPHGFQEEAWARHAAGDSGLILVPTGSGKTYAAYLGALAELADAGGSRRGLSILYISPLRALSRDIEQALQAPIDALDLPFTVESRTGDTSSTVRSRQRRSLPSILVTTPESLCLLLTQTDAEHRFSDLRTVIVDEWHELLSSKRGSQVELGLARLRRFAPEVRTWGLSATIANADDAAAALVGTSASPAIVRAPIDRPVRVESLRPSNIRRFPWAGHMGLAMLDDVLDYLDPDVPTLVFTNTRSQAERWFHAISIKRPQWEGCVALHHGSIDRDERERVEAGVKAGDIGIVVCTSSLDLGVDFAPVERVVQIGSPKGVARLMQRAGRARHRPGESCEITCVPTNALELLEIAAVREAIDANAVEPRDPVNQPLDVLAQHMVTVALGGGFEADELFDEVRSAWSFRHLTREAFDWTLLLVTQGGTTLRAYERFHKVELVDGSYRVPSKRVAQMHRLNVGTITGPSTIEMRFVSGRSLGHIEDSFVGRLREGQHFNFAGQTLRFVGVRNEVALVRKGTRHTNLTPIWGGTRLPISESLSIAVRASLERSARAVETGDADGLPAELEAFLPVVAVQSHRSVVPDADEVLFELLESRDGFRLFAYPFEGRLVHSGLSALLSLRLGRIAPATFTTTFNDYGFELLCPEAFPYADHLAPELFSRENLVDDALESVNSAELARLQFREIARVAGLVFQGYPSARTRAAGKHLQASSGLIFDVLNEFDPDHLLLAQARREVLENQFEQGRLAAALDRIASSKIKIVRTEKPSPLALPLIIERIGTQTMSSEDLESRVARMQAEMQAEL, encoded by the coding sequence ATGTCCAAAACCCAAACAAAACAAGGGCCGACCCTCGATCGCCTCCGCGGCTGGTTTGCCGACCGCGGCTGGCGACCCCATGGTTTCCAGGAAGAAGCCTGGGCCCGACACGCCGCCGGAGACAGCGGCCTGATCCTCGTGCCAACCGGCTCGGGCAAGACCTATGCGGCCTACCTGGGGGCGTTGGCCGAGCTGGCCGACGCCGGCGGCTCCCGCCGCGGCCTGTCCATCCTTTATATAAGCCCGCTCCGTGCCCTCTCTCGGGACATTGAGCAGGCTCTGCAGGCGCCGATCGACGCCCTCGACCTGCCGTTTACGGTGGAGAGCCGCACGGGTGACACCTCCAGCACCGTCCGCAGCCGCCAACGCCGAAGTTTGCCCAGCATCTTGGTCACGACGCCCGAATCACTTTGCCTCCTTCTGACGCAGACCGACGCCGAACATCGGTTCTCGGACCTTCGCACGGTTATCGTCGACGAATGGCACGAATTGCTGAGTAGCAAGCGGGGCAGCCAAGTCGAACTGGGCCTGGCCCGCCTGCGCCGGTTCGCGCCCGAGGTCCGCACCTGGGGCCTGAGCGCCACCATCGCCAACGCTGATGATGCCGCAGCCGCCCTGGTTGGTACGAGTGCCTCGCCGGCCATCGTTCGGGCGCCCATCGACCGTCCCGTCCGCGTCGAATCCCTGCGACCGAGCAACATCCGTCGCTTTCCCTGGGCCGGGCACATGGGCCTTGCCATGCTCGACGACGTGCTGGACTACCTCGATCCCGACGTACCCACGCTCGTTTTCACCAACACGCGGTCGCAGGCCGAGCGTTGGTTCCATGCCATCTCCATCAAGCGGCCGCAGTGGGAGGGCTGCGTCGCGCTCCACCATGGGTCGATCGATCGAGACGAGCGGGAGCGCGTCGAGGCGGGCGTCAAGGCCGGTGACATCGGCATCGTCGTGTGCACGAGTTCGCTCGACCTTGGCGTCGACTTCGCGCCCGTCGAACGCGTCGTGCAGATCGGCTCGCCCAAGGGCGTCGCTCGGCTCATGCAACGCGCCGGGCGGGCACGGCATCGGCCCGGTGAATCCTGCGAGATCACGTGCGTCCCGACCAACGCGCTCGAACTGCTGGAGATCGCCGCCGTGCGAGAAGCGATCGACGCAAACGCCGTCGAGCCGCGCGACCCCGTCAACCAGCCGCTCGACGTGCTCGCCCAGCACATGGTCACCGTGGCGCTCGGGGGCGGCTTCGAAGCCGACGAACTCTTCGATGAAGTGCGATCGGCCTGGTCGTTCCGGCACCTGACCCGCGAAGCATTCGACTGGACGCTGCTGCTGGTCACCCAGGGCGGCACGACGCTGCGGGCCTACGAACGCTTCCATAAAGTCGAACTGGTCGATGGCTCGTACCGCGTTCCCAGCAAACGCGTCGCACAGATGCACCGGCTCAACGTGGGCACCATCACCGGACCGAGCACCATCGAGATGCGATTCGTCAGCGGCCGAAGCCTCGGCCACATCGAAGACAGCTTCGTCGGACGCCTGCGCGAAGGGCAGCACTTCAATTTTGCCGGACAGACGCTGCGATTCGTGGGTGTGCGGAACGAGGTCGCCCTCGTGCGAAAGGGCACCAGGCATACCAACCTCACGCCGATCTGGGGCGGCACGCGTTTGCCCATCAGCGAGAGCCTGTCGATAGCAGTGCGAGCCTCTCTGGAGCGGTCCGCGAGGGCCGTCGAGACCGGCGATGCCGACGGCCTGCCCGCCGAGTTGGAAGCGTTCCTGCCAGTGGTCGCCGTTCAATCTCACCGCTCGGTGGTTCCCGACGCGGACGAGGTCCTCTTCGAGTTGCTCGAGAGCCGCGATGGGTTCCGCCTGTTCGCTTATCCGTTCGAGGGCCGGCTGGTGCACAGCGGCCTGAGTGCGCTGCTGTCGCTTCGGCTCGGCCGAATCGCGCCGGCGACGTTCACGACCACGTTCAACGACTACGGCTTCGAGTTGCTCTGCCCCGAGGCCTTCCCATACGCCGACCACCTGGCGCCGGAGCTCTTCTCACGCGAGAACCTCGTGGACGACGCCCTCGAGAGCGTCAATAGCGCCGAACTGGCACGGCTTCAGTTTCGCGAGATTGCGCGCGTCGCCGGCCTGGTCTTCCAGGGCTATCCCAGCGCCAGGACGCGGGCTGCTGGCAAGCACCTCCAGGCGTCCAGCGGCCTCATCTTCGACGTACTCAACGAGTTCGACCCCGACCACCTGCTGCTGGCCCAAGCCCGGCGCGAGGTCCTCGAAAACCAGTTCGAGCAGGGGCGACTCGCCGCCGCCCTCGACCGCATCGCCTCGAGCAAGATCAAGATCGTGCGGACGGAGAAACCAAGCCCGCTCGCGCTTCCGCTCATCATCGAACGCATCGGCACCCAGACGATGTCGAGCGAAGACCTCGAGTCCCGCGTCGCACGCATGCAGGCGGAGATGCAGGCCGAGCTATGA
- the pdeM gene encoding ligase-associated DNA damage response endonuclease PdeM yields the protein MTTTAGDATMTLEGQEFLLMAERAVYWAKKRWLLVADTHWGKCQAFRDVGAALPVGPLERDLKRLRLAAERVDAQRIIVLGDLVHGPASFAPGMDELIRAWRPTLPCELAIVPGNHDRALVSPRGREILEGWQVEVLPTRYEVEGFALAHEPPIVARHYTLCGHVHPAVRLRGRGERIKLPCFWLDREYRALVLPAFSTFIDGAVVTVGQDDERWATAGARVWRV from the coding sequence ATGACGACCACCGCTGGCGATGCGACCATGACCTTGGAAGGCCAGGAATTCCTGCTCATGGCAGAACGGGCCGTGTACTGGGCGAAGAAACGCTGGTTGTTGGTTGCCGATACGCACTGGGGCAAGTGCCAGGCCTTCCGAGATGTGGGCGCCGCCTTGCCCGTGGGACCGCTCGAAAGAGACCTCAAACGCTTGCGTCTGGCCGCCGAGCGCGTCGACGCCCAGCGAATCATCGTTCTGGGAGACCTCGTGCACGGCCCTGCCTCGTTCGCGCCGGGCATGGACGAGCTCATCCGGGCATGGCGTCCGACGCTTCCCTGCGAGCTCGCGATCGTGCCGGGCAATCACGATCGTGCGCTGGTCTCGCCCCGTGGCCGGGAGATTCTCGAGGGCTGGCAGGTCGAGGTCCTGCCGACGCGATATGAGGTCGAGGGGTTCGCGCTGGCCCACGAGCCCCCGATCGTGGCGCGCCACTACACTCTGTGCGGCCACGTGCATCCGGCCGTACGACTGCGCGGCCGAGGCGAGCGCATCAAGCTGCCGTGCTTCTGGCTCGACCGGGAGTATCGGGCCCTGGTGCTCCCCGCCTTTTCCACGTTCATCGATGGAGCCGTCGTTACGGTTGGCCAGGATGACGAACGATGGGCGACGGCCGGTGCGCGGGTGTGGCGGGTGTGA